The genome window AATCACACATCAGATCACAAAAGCTGCACCTTTCTCTGTCACAGTGAATCCCGAGTCAGTATTGAGGATTCCCACATTGCAAGGATCTCTGAAATTACTGGCCGTCAAGCTGCCTGAATTTCAGGCTCAAATCATCCAAAGTGATTTTAATCAAGGCCAGTtcacctttaaaaataaaaaaaaccccaacttgcCATCTTGAGCAGCAGCTTAGAGCTGCCAAcgtgcaggggcagggggaggagggagaaggagggagagcaggaaggcaggagctgcagcagcagagctcaggaagcGCTGGATCCGTGCTGAGGTAAGGCTGCTTGCTTGGCAGCACAACCCTGATGGGGACTGGGCAGGTTTTCCTCACCTTGGGGCAGCTGGGAGCCTCCAGCACAGGATTTGTGCTGCTTTCCATAGGCAAATTTTGGTGCCTTATTTCCTCACTGAAGGTCTTGGTTGGCAAAGTGTCCTCCTCTATTTCTGGCTCTGACCgagctgctttttccctgcAGGACTCTCTGGCTGAAGTTGAGGAGAAATACAAGAAGGCTATGGTGTCAAATGCTCAGCTGGACAATGAGAAAACCAATTTCATGTACCAGGTGGACACCCTGAAGGATGCACTCCTAGAGTTagaggagcagctggcagaaTCCAGGAGGCAATATGAAGAGAAAAGTAAAGTATGTAAAGAGCTCTggcatggggaaaaaacagggagagaTTTGGAGGGGGGGAGAGATCTTTGGGAGGAGGCAGCTAAATTATTATTCAATATTTTGCATTACTGGTTTAATTAGCATTAAGTGAAATACCAATTTGTTGTGTACTTGTGATCGTACAAATGAGAATTTTCCctaagccatttctgaagaAGGGGAGAAATGTTCTGGCTGGTAAAGGCTATATTGGTATTATCACACCTCCTTTTATATTCCATCTCCAAAGTAAATTCATGGGGTTTGTCCATAGGGACTTCTGGAGCAGTTTTGCACACAAAGGTGTCTCCAGGCAGCCTGTGGGAGGGTTGTGCAGTTCAGTGGTGGTTAAATGTTGAATTAAGTTTTACATTAATTCAGCAGCTGGCAGCGATTTGTTCTTAAATAATAAATCTGGGGCTTATGTTTTCAGAACTGTCTTCTTGTAGTTTGGGGCATTTCACTACACTCCACTTCAAAACACAGTTCCTGAAAGAtactgtgtggttttttttctttttatttaaaagtccAGCTAACTTTCAGTTCATGGCCATGTGGGAAGAGTGGGTTAAATTGCCATCCATTCATCTGTGCAGTCTGAAGGACTGGAGTGTAAAAGCTCTTCAGCCTGCTGCTCAGCTTGTGAAATGGGCTAAATGATGTCTGCCACTTCTATATTTGGTGCAATAATAGCATCTTGGAAAAAGGACAAACTCGTTAAAAATTGCACTCTTGTGGGATTGTGATTAGAGGGATATTCATGAATTACATTGCAGTAagcattttctttgtgtttgggcttattttcctctttttgatGGGATGCTATTTTTGATTAATATTAATCTAGTGAATATTTTGTTATTCACAGGAATTTGAGAGGGAGAAACACGCTCATAGCATATTGCAGTTTCAGTTCATGGAAATCAAAGAGGCTttgaagcagagagaagaaatgcTTGCAGTAAGTAactggttttttcttttaatggctTCTTTGATTGGTACATTCCCAAGCAGCAGTAGAGTGGAGAATGTGAGGCATGGAGAATTTTATTCCCTATTCAAGTTTCTCACCAGAAGAAATATTAGTGTTTCAGGCCAAACAGGTTCAGAGCTGACTAATGCAAATAGTACTTTCCTAAGTATTACCTTATTCTTCCTAAGTATTGCATTTTGGACAGCTGTTTGTGGAGATGCAGAGGAAAATAACAGAACTGGAAAATACAAGAACAGTAACTTGTTTTAAGTGATGTTGTGGATAACAAGATTGTCTTCAGGAGCACAGGTTCAGTTGGGATGTCAGGAACTGTGCATTGAAGTTACTCAATTACTTTAGCACCTGacttttttcattctttggcATCACTGCAATCTTGGCCTTCCTTGTTAACCTGTTACCTGCTTTCTGTCTTCTTGTTTTGCTCCTGCCCCTCAGGAAATCCAACAGCTGCAACAGAAACAGCAGAGCTATGTCAGGGAAATTTCTGATCTCCAGGAGACAATAGAgtggaaagacaaaaaaataggGGTAGGACTTGTCAACTCCTCCAATGTGTTCAAAGTGACACTGATCCTGCTTTTGTAAAACCCCTCTGTAGTGCCTTTGCTTGCTGTGGCTGTCCTATGGTGTTGCCAGTGAAGTAGCAAATAGCAAGTGTTGTCTTTGGCCAGTAGTACCTTAAAATCCAAGGAAAACctagcagctgctctgctttcaaaCCACGGGCAATTGATTTGCTGTGCTGCACCATTTGCATTTGCCATATGGGGAAAGGAAGTGCTATTTATAATGCAATTCCATCAGCACTGAGTTTTCTCTTGTTCGGATTCAATCTGCAGACTGAGCAGAAACTGGAGTGGGATAAAGAGGTAATGGAGCTATTTATAGGAGGTTGGGATGAAAGTCTCCCTTGCTTCTCATCCCTTCCCACCACCTCTTATCAAAGCCACATGGAAAGCCACTCTGGTTTTCTTTTGCAGCTGAACACTGAAAGGCTTCCTGAAGAAAGTAGGAGAAAGAAATCTGGCAGCTTGCCCATGTTTGTGATGTCCAATATTTTGTAGCAGCTTGAAACTGAAAattgcctaatttttttttaaattgatctATTTGTACTTAGATAGAAATACTGGGAGGGGGAAGTTCAGTAGCAAAATATGCATTTGCACATGGTGCATTCCAGACTAAGGATGGCTTAATGGCAGCtttcaaattaattcaaatgtaaaataaaaagactCCTGAAATCCAGTGGGCCTATTTCCATGCCCTTCCATTAACACGTGGGAATGACATGGAGTCCTCAGTGTGCATGCTGAAGCAGTGTGGGTTTGGATCAGCTTGTCTAGCAGATAAGAATAAAAAGTGGACCTTCATTTGAAGGGTCCCCAGTGAAGAATTGGGCTCTGAATGTCTTTGGCAGGAATTCTTGGTTACTGAGGAAGCTTTCTTGGATTTGAGGTTTCTCTCTCTGTATGCAAACTCAGTCCTATAATTTGTAAACTCAACCTTTTTCATCTGTGTCCCTTCCATCCCCTGAATATCTTAAATCTGCTCATTCTTGTCTACATTTGTTTTCATGGCCTTTACTTGtctcccttcctttcttcaCATCTGCTCTGTCTGTGTTGGGAACTCAGGCACTAGAGAGGCAGAAAGATTTCTTTGATTCCATAAGGAGTGAGCGGGATGACCTTAGAGACGAAGTGCTTGTGCTGAAGGAGCAACTGAAGGTATGcaagaggaataaaataaatttatattcacCTGCTGACCCTTTTTCCCTGTACATTTGGGCAGAAATATTAGATCTAGCTCAGTAGCAGTAACTCAATTTTCATGTTGCCCATAAATTGCCATTTCAGGGATTTTCTATATGAAGTCCTTTCCCCTGCTATTGATTGTGAGTTCTCAGTGTAGACTGGAGTATAAAGAAGTTGTTTTTGTAGGAGTCACTTCTCTGAGGAACATCTTATGCAGCAGatttatgttaaaaataataaaaaaaaagagatggggTCACATGCTTTCTGTCAGAATGGCTGAACTGAGAACTGCAATATCTGTTCTCCTTCCTGACTCCCGGCCACGTTTAATGGAATGATTGAAACAATTGTTTATTCAGAGTATCTTGGACAAGAGCACTTGACAGTCCTTCCCTTGCTGAGCAGCAGGCTCTaaagctttgcttttgcttCCCACAGAAACATGGAATAATCCCAGACTCTGATGTAGCCACCAACGGGGACACATCAGACATCCTGGATAACGAAGGACACTTGGATTCTCCCCGAAGTGCCCCAGGCACCACTCAGGCATTAAAGACAGGAGGGGAGGGCATGCTAGGTAAGTGCTGTGTGTCCtctcagcccctgctgcctgTCTGTCCTTCATTCACCCACCTCTGCTTGGATGGGGCAGTTGTTAGTGGGACAATTAACAGCACGCAGCATGCTCCTTGTCCAGTCACTCCCTGTGCATTTCCCTGCTTCCTTCGTGTTGATTAGCACTCCCAAGTGtgtcctgcagcctcctccagcagcagacTTCACCTCCCCTGCAAGGTGACACAGGATGGGAATGCAAATAGGACATTACAGATAAGCAGCAGTCATTCACGTTGCCATTTACACTCTGAATTGGAAAATTGTCCCTGGataatcctgctgctgctcagtgtttCTCAGCACATGCCTTAAATATTCagggaaaaaggcattttagtTTCCTATCAAGAGCTTGTATGTTGGTTCATTGATGTCCCTGAGAACTGTGTCTGCTTGAACaacagtgctgggctctgccaaaGCACACCAAAGGATAAATTCTTTGCTCTTGTGCTATTGAACACTTAAAATTAACACTTCTGTGTTTTTACTTGTTACATTGACACTTCAGTTACATCCTTTGAATTTGACAGCGTTAGGAAGGAGAAATCTGGTTGGCAAAACCTCTTTATGCTTTTATGTGTTGAACTTAGTAAAGAACTATTGTACTAGTGTAAGGaaataaagtaatatttttgctttgttggattttttttttgttctaaatGAACATATTAATAAATAGCTGCAGGCAGCCAATTGTTGCAAGTGCAGGTTCTCTTGCTTTGAGCTTTTGGCTGCTTTTTCCTCACTCAGTTTCTGTGTGGAAACAATGTGGAACACCAAAAACCAAGGTAAgggtgtatttttaaatgtaatatgTTTTCTACATCTCTTAATcctggggtttcttttttcagaaTAGGTACAGCATAGACCCAAAAACTAACAACACTATTGTTTTAATATCTGttgcttttaaatataaattgaaGGAAAAGTGTTACAACAAAAATAACCTTCAAAAAACCACAGAAGTCCCCACCCCTTTGGGTGGGTGAAATAAGGGGCTCAGGTTACCTGAGCTTTGATCTGTGCTGGGAGGTCTGAACAGCCAAACTATTCCCTTGCCAATCAGATTTTACATTCAGTGTCTGTCATCAGGCACTGATCATGCCTGTCTtgagattttaaaagcaaaatattactGAATATTCCTTCATGATTCCATTGTAATGGCATCAGACTCCTGCACGGATAGAGGGGTGTCAGGGTTAAGGCTGCAGAGAAAATTGCTGAGGAAGAGCAGTCCTTAGAGGTACATCTGCAGGTGTTGCTGTTAAATGGCACTGCTTCAACCAGCTGATCTCCTCTGCCAGAGCTGTCAtccccacagccaggagcaAAAATCTCCTCCCTTACAAAACACGAGCCAGCACCTGAGAGTTCTTGCTTTGAGAGGGTGGTGGTGAGTTTCACTGATCAAACCCCCTGGATCCTTACTAATTCAATTGCTGCTTTGCCTCACAAAATTGGCAAAAGCTGATCTTTTATTAACCTGCTCTTATTCTGTCTTTCGGGTTTTGAGTGGGGAGGTAAGTGCTGTGGTGTGGCCCCCTCAACTTTCTCAATGGTCTTTTAGGCAAAGCCAAGGAAGTGGAgatgaaaaatgagattttggaggatgtggggaaaagagaaatcttGCAGAATACTGAGCATGAGGAACACAAAGAGGAGTCTGAGGAGGAAGTACAGACATTGCATGCTGCTGAAAACGCAAAGGCAGAACAAATGGTTGAAGAACGGCACGCCCTGCCTGCAGTGATGTTACCAGAGAGTAGGTTTGCAGAGCAAGCCCAAAGCCTCCCAGAACCTGTGTCAGGGAGCACTCCTTCaaacagtgacagtgacacagatgGCTTGAGAAAGGTCACAGagcccaggggcacagcagcccagcagcctgagAGTGCACAGGCTGAACACCATGACTTGAGTGCAAGGACAAATGAgatcctggagctgggctctcTGCAAGGCCACCCGATTTTTGAGACTCCTCAGGAAATGTTCTGTGActcaggcacagagcagcagctgggagaagcTGCACCCAACCAGGAAGAGCAAGAGGATCTTGAAACCAGCCATGCCCTGAGTGATGATGAAATGGATGAAGGGTCTGACACCACAAGTGAGGGCAGTGAGTTGGTTTCCAACCAGGCAGGGCTACCTGAGGGAGCAGTGGCAGGCTTGCTTAGGGAagagggaaatgtggagagTTCCACTCCAGAGGAACCCCAGCACTCAGAAGAAAGTGCTGAAAACAAGGTTGCAAATGTCTTGGAGGAAAAGTTTGTTGACTGCACTGATGGGAGAAGTGATAAAACAGCAGGTGACAGAGCTGAAGAAGAAGATGAGGTTGGGAACACAGTTCAGGGTCAGATGAGGGAAGATGAGTCTGTGGCtttggaggggacagagccatgTGAAAGGGATGTCCCAGCAGAGCCGCTTGGAAAGGAAGGTGGAGAACATCAGGTATTGATCCAACCAGATTCTTCACAGGACAGTGCTTCAGCATCCCCAGAGGAACCAGGTACACAAGGTAAAAGTGAAGAGGAAACTGCTACAGCTGAGAAGGATGGACAGAAGGAAGAGCTGATGGAAGAGCTGGAGGAGTGTTCAGGTTCTGCTGGAACAGGCAGGCAAGGTGTGGTGTCTGTGGAGGCAGCAGGCTCCATTCCTGAGGGAAAGGGAggtgagctgcagcaggcacagccaggaacAGAGGTTGGGGCGATCACTCAGGAAACCCATTCAGACCCAAGTCTTTTAGATGATAAAGTTAAGGAGTCAGAATTGGAAACAGGAGATGAGGCTGGCGAAGGACAGGAAAGTAGGACAGAATGGGTAGAAGATCTGAATCCAAAGGCAGAGGTTCAAACAAGTTGGGGTAGTGAAGAAACAGCAGAAGGtacagagggagagaaaaatgttCCTTCAGAGGGTGAAGAGCAGGAGGTGGTTCAACAAGTAGAAGGTGAATCTAAAGAGGAGTCAGGTGTAGGTGTTACTGTAACTACTGAAAACAAAGCCAGTAAAGAAACTCTGAAAGAAAACGAGCAAGAGGTAGAGCTTGCACACCACCCTGGTGGAGAATCTGCTTCTGAGGAAGGTGCAAATGATGCCCTGCAACAGAAACCTGTGCAGGATGAAAACATTGGTGAACAGGTTAAGTTGGAGGAAGGGGCAGATAATTCCCTGGCACAGAAACTTGTGCAGAACGAAAACATTGGCGAACAAGTTAAACTGGAGGAAGGTGCAAATAATTCCCTGCCCCAGGAAGCTGTGCAGGATGAAAAGATTAGTGAACAAGTTAAATTGGAGGAAGGTGTAAATGATTCCCTAGAACAGAAAGCTGTGCAGGATGAAAACACTAATGAACAGGTTAAATTGCAGGAAAGGGCAAATAATTCCCTGCCCCAGAAAGCTGTGCAGGATGAAAAGATTAGTGAACAAGTTAAACTGGAGGAAGGTGCAAATGATTCCCTGGAACAGAAAGCTGTGCAGGATGACATTAGTGAACAAGTGAAATTGGAGGAAGAAGTAAATGATTCCCTGCCACAGAAACCTGTGCTGGATGACATTAGTGAACAAGTGAAATTGGAGGACCAAGCAGAGGAAAGCCTGGAAGATGATGGTGATGCATTTGATTTTGATGAAGAGTCAAATCAAATACTAGAATCTGATGGAAAATGTGATGGAGAGAAAGCTGATGCACAGGGAGAAGAGGGTGATGGAGCAAATGGTGCTGTTGGAAAAACTGCCCACACAGacaaagctggagagggaagagaCAAAATGGAAACCAAAGATGCCTTGACCAAAGGTGGTGAAGCCCTGCAGCATAAGAAAGATGAGCCTGAAGAAACAGGGTGCTTGCAAGGGGAAGCATTGGGGAAAGCtgatgaggaggaagatgaaATCAAAGTATCAGATTCTAGTAAAGTGGGAAAATTCCAGGATCAAGATGTTTTGGAACAGGATTTGGAAAGTGCTTTCATTAAGAGGGCTGAAAGCAGGGAGGATCTGCAGGTTGGTAAAAGGAGTAAGGGCAGGTCCAGAGATGACTGTACAATCTCCTGAGCTCAGAATCTCAAACCTGCACGAGTTCCATGCTCTGTGAGCAGTCCCAGGACACAAACATGCACTTTGCACAAGACATCAGACCTTGGAATACTCTTAGAGCTTTGCCTTTGTAGGTAACTCAGCATAAAGCACGGATGTGGTAACGATGCAAGTTTTAAGTTATTCACTGTTGTATACCCACCACAAGAAATTGTgagtgggtttggttttgctgtgtCTCAGGTGGAAAGCTTATCACCTGATGAGGAAGCTTCACAACTTGactattgaaattattttatgcaATTAAAGTACCTCTAGTGTGGAtagctgctcctggggaatttctataggaatttttttattctagCCTAGTTGATCAATATCATGAATGTATATTGGGCCTTTGTGAATTTATGCACATTATGCTTACTTGTACTTAGATCTACAACAAGTATATGAACTCTTGATGAAGGAACTCAGCAGATCAGCCATCACTGATGGTGAAACTTCTTTCAGAATGCTTAAAGCCTATGAACCaatctcttgattttttttttaatatgaagaaaaaaagatcttttCATTCCACCTTGTGTGTATTTCTTATATGGTCACATTCCAAAATATAGTTCGATCACTGTGAATCTGCTTAGTCTGAGCACTTTGGAAAAGCAATACACAGTTTGGAGAAAGTGCAAGAAGCAGGTCTTAGTTTGATGAAAGGAATAAATATCTACATGTTTACTTCATTTAGGCACTTTGCACCACAATAGGCCTTTTACACCATGTCTCAcatggggtttttatttttttccagagaaagtgTCAATACACACTGTAATGTGTGCTTAGGTTTGCTATCAAGTACTGTCTAgatatgaatatataaaaaatatctatttttccaagaagatttttgtttaaaattgcatttgcttgctgcattatatatatattattttttgcaAACTCTGATTCTGAAACAATGTTTTTATCTCTGAAACAAATCTTATCTCTTTCCTTCTGGAAAGAAGATAACTTTGCATGTCTTAACTCTTGCTGGATATCAGACCAAAGATGACTGTTGTTTTGTGTACTAGCCCCCTGGTGCCTTTTGGAAAAGCTGGGTTGCTTTGAATTGCTGGCATAAATTAAGCTTGTGGACTCCCTTGCTGTATTTCCTCTTGCATCTCTGCTAGTGCTTGGGAGGAAGAGCATGTTTTGCATatataaatattcatttaagTGTTAAGCAATGAATGTCCCAAGGGAATGCAGACCGAGGGGGGTGTGGGCTGTGGAAGGTTGTATTTGTGTTGATGTTACAAAGTTGT of Zonotrichia leucophrys gambelii isolate GWCS_2022_RI chromosome 7, RI_Zleu_2.0, whole genome shotgun sequence contains these proteins:
- the LRRFIP1 gene encoding leucine-rich repeat flightless-interacting protein 1 isoform X8; amino-acid sequence: MGTPGAGRKRLPNRERLTAEDDALNQIAREAEARLAAKRAARAEAREIRMKELERQQKEEDSERYSRRARRNASASDEDERMSVGSRGSLRAGLESERTKKKSYSKATNGYEEDVYGSSQSRKSSRPSLLYSDALPARSYRASVYDESVYSGSRRYSAPSSRAPSEYSCYLGSGSRASSRASSARASPVIEERPEKDFEKGARTVSSLSAATLASLGGTSSRRGSGDTSISADTEASIREIKDSLAEVEEKYKKAMVSNAQLDNEKTNFMYQVDTLKDALLELEEQLAESRRQYEEKSKEFEREKHAHSILQFQFMEIKEALKQREEMLAEIQQLQQKQQSYVREISDLQETIEWKDKKIGALERQKDFFDSIRSERDDLRDEVLVLKEQLKKHGIIPDSDVATNGDTSDILDNEGHLDSPRSAPGTTQALKTGGEGMLGKAKEVEMKNEILEDVGKREILQNTEHEEHKEESEEEVQTLHAAENAKAEQMVEERHALPAVMLPESRFAEQAQSLPEPVSGSTPSNSDSDTDGLRKVTEPRGTAAQQPESAQAEHHDLSARTNEILELGSLQGHPIFETPQEMFCDSGTEQQLGEAAPNQEEQEDLETSHALSDDEMDEGSDTTSEGSELVSNQAGLPEGAVAGLLREEGNVESSTPEEPQHSEESAENKVANVLEEKFVDCTDGRSDKTAGDRAEEEDEVGNTVQGQMREDESVALEGTEPCERDVPAEPLGKEGGEHQVLIQPDSSQDSASASPEEPGTQGKSEEETATAEKDGQKEELMEELEECSGSAGTGRQGVVSVEAAGSIPEGKGGELQQAQPGTEVGAITQETHSDPSLLDDKVKESELETGDEAGEGQESRTEWVEDLNPKAEVQTSWGSEETAEGTEGEKNVPSEGEEQEVVQQVEGESKEESGVGVTVTTENKASKETLKENEQEVELAHHPGGESASEEGANDALQQKPVQDENIGEQVKLEEGADNSLAQKLVQNENIGEQVKLEEGANNSLPQEAVQDEKISEQVKLEEGVNDSLEQKAVQDENTNEQVKLQERANNSLPQKAVQDEKISEQVKLEEGANDSLEQKAVQDDISEQVKLEEEVNDSLPQKPVLDDISEQVKLEDQAEESLEDDGDAFDFDEESNQILESDGKCDGEKADAQGEEGDGANGAVGKTAHTDKAGEGRDKMETKDALTKGGEALQHKKDEPEETGCLQGEALGKADEEEDEIKVSDSSKVGKFQDQDVLEQDLESAFIKRAESREDLQVGKRSKGRSRDDCTIS
- the LRRFIP1 gene encoding leucine-rich repeat flightless-interacting protein 1 isoform X10 yields the protein MGTPGAGRKRLPNRERLTAEDDALNQIAREAEARLAAKRAARAEAREIRMKELERQQKEEDSERYSRRARRNASASDEDERMSVGSRGSLRASYYSDLGVPNSSYASTSQLSSQNGNWPSLLYSDALPARSYRASVYDESVYSGSRRYSAPSSRAPSEYSCYLGSGSRASSRASSARASPVIEERPEKDFEKGARTVSSLSAATLASLGGTSSRRGSGDTSISADTEASIREIKDSLAEVEEKYKKAMVSNAQLDNEKTNFMYQVDTLKDALLELEEQLAESRRQYEEKSKEFEREKHAHSILQFQFMEIKEALKQREEMLAEIQQLQQKQQSYVREISDLQETIEWKDKKIGALERQKDFFDSIRSERDDLRDEVLVLKEQLKKHGIIPDSDVATNGDTSDILDNEGHLDSPRSAPGTTQALKTGGEGMLGKAKEVEMKNEILEDVGKREILQNTEHEEHKEESEEEVQTLHAAENAKAEQMVEERHALPAVMLPESRFAEQAQSLPEPVSGSTPSNSDSDTDGLRKVTEPRGTAAQQPESAQAEHHDLSARTNEILELGSLQGHPIFETPQEMFCDSGTEQQLGEAAPNQEEQEDLETSHALSDDEMDEGSDTTSEGSELVSNQAGLPEGAVAGLLREEGNVESSTPEEPQHSEESAENKVANVLEEKFVDCTDGRSDKTAGDRAEEEDEVGNTVQGQMREDESVALEGTEPCERDVPAEPLGKEGGEHQVLIQPDSSQDSASASPEEPGTQGKSEEETATAEKDGQKEELMEELEECSGSAGTGRQGVVSVEAAGSIPEGKGGELQQAQPGTEVGAITQETHSDPSLLDDKVKESELETGDEAGEGQESRTEWVEDLNPKAEVQTSWGSEETAEGTEGEKNVPSEGEEQEVVQQVEGESKEESGVGVTVTTENKASKETLKENEQEVELAHHPGGESASEEGANDALQQKPVQDENIGEQVKLEEGADNSLAQKLVQNENIGEQVKLEEGANNSLPQEAVQDEKISEQVKLEEGVNDSLEQKAVQDENTNEQVKLQERANNSLPQKAVQDEKISEQVKLEEGANDSLEQKAVQDDISEQVKLEEEVNDSLPQKPVLDDISEQVKLEDQAEESLEDDGDAFDFDEESNQILESDGKCDGEKADAQGEEGDGANGAVGKTAHTDKAGEGRDKMETKDALTKGGEALQHKKDEPEETGCLQGEALGKADEEEDEIKVSDSSKVGKFQDQDVLEQDLESAFIKRAESREDLQVGKRSKGRSRDDCTIS
- the LRRFIP1 gene encoding leucine-rich repeat flightless-interacting protein 1 isoform X17, coding for MGTPGAGRKRLPNRERLTAEDDALNQIAREAEARLAAKRAARAEAREIRMKELERQQKEEDSERYSRRARRNASASDEDERMSVGSRGSLRPSLLYSDALPARSYRASVYDESVYSGSRRYSAPSSRAPSEYSCYLGSGSRASSRASSARASPVIEERPEKDFEKGARTVSSLSAATLASLGGTSSRRGSGDTSISADTEASIREIKDSLAEVEEKYKKAMVSNAQLDNEKTNFMYQVDTLKDALLELEEQLAESRRQYEEKSKEFEREKHAHSILQFQFMEIKEALKQREEMLAEIQQLQQKQQSYVREISDLQETIEWKDKKIGALERQKDFFDSIRSERDDLRDEVLVLKEQLKKHGIIPDSDVATNGDTSDILDNEGHLDSPRSAPGTTQALKTGGEGMLGKAKEVEMKNEILEDVGKREILQNTEHEEHKEESEEEVQTLHAAENAKAEQMVEERHALPAVMLPESRFAEQAQSLPEPVSGSTPSNSDSDTDGLRKVTEPRGTAAQQPESAQAEHHDLSARTNEILELGSLQGHPIFETPQEMFCDSGTEQQLGEAAPNQEEQEDLETSHALSDDEMDEGSDTTSEGSELVSNQAGLPEGAVAGLLREEGNVESSTPEEPQHSEESAENKVANVLEEKFVDCTDGRSDKTAGDRAEEEDEVGNTVQGQMREDESVALEGTEPCERDVPAEPLGKEGGEHQVLIQPDSSQDSASASPEEPGTQGKSEEETATAEKDGQKEELMEELEECSGSAGTGRQGVVSVEAAGSIPEGKGGELQQAQPGTEVGAITQETHSDPSLLDDKVKESELETGDEAGEGQESRTEWVEDLNPKAEVQTSWGSEETAEGTEGEKNVPSEGEEQEVVQQVEGESKEESGVGVTVTTENKASKETLKENEQEVELAHHPGGESASEEGANDALQQKPVQDENIGEQVKLEEGADNSLAQKLVQNENIGEQVKLEEGANNSLPQEAVQDEKISEQVKLEEGVNDSLEQKAVQDENTNEQVKLQERANNSLPQKAVQDEKISEQVKLEEGANDSLEQKAVQDDISEQVKLEEEVNDSLPQKPVLDDISEQVKLEDQAEESLEDDGDAFDFDEESNQILESDGKCDGEKADAQGEEGDGANGAVGKTAHTDKAGEGRDKMETKDALTKGGEALQHKKDEPEETGCLQGEALGKADEEEDEIKVSDSSKVGKFQDQDVLEQDLESAFIKRAESREDLQVGKRSKGRSRDDCTIS
- the LRRFIP1 gene encoding leucine-rich repeat flightless-interacting protein 1 isoform X13 translates to MGTPGAGRKRLPNRERLTAEDDALNQIAREAEARLAAKRAARAEAREIRMKELERQQKEASDEDERMSVGSRGSLRAGLESERTKKKSYSKATNGYEEDVYGSSQSRKSSRPSLLYSDALPARSYRASVYDESVYSGSRRYSAPSSRAPSEYSCYLGSGSRASSRASSARASPVIEERPEKDFEKGARTVSSLSAATLASLGGTSSRRGSGDTSISADTEASIREIKDSLAEVEEKYKKAMVSNAQLDNEKTNFMYQVDTLKDALLELEEQLAESRRQYEEKSKEFEREKHAHSILQFQFMEIKEALKQREEMLAEIQQLQQKQQSYVREISDLQETIEWKDKKIGALERQKDFFDSIRSERDDLRDEVLVLKEQLKKHGIIPDSDVATNGDTSDILDNEGHLDSPRSAPGTTQALKTGGEGMLGKAKEVEMKNEILEDVGKREILQNTEHEEHKEESEEEVQTLHAAENAKAEQMVEERHALPAVMLPESRFAEQAQSLPEPVSGSTPSNSDSDTDGLRKVTEPRGTAAQQPESAQAEHHDLSARTNEILELGSLQGHPIFETPQEMFCDSGTEQQLGEAAPNQEEQEDLETSHALSDDEMDEGSDTTSEGSELVSNQAGLPEGAVAGLLREEGNVESSTPEEPQHSEESAENKVANVLEEKFVDCTDGRSDKTAGDRAEEEDEVGNTVQGQMREDESVALEGTEPCERDVPAEPLGKEGGEHQVLIQPDSSQDSASASPEEPGTQGKSEEETATAEKDGQKEELMEELEECSGSAGTGRQGVVSVEAAGSIPEGKGGELQQAQPGTEVGAITQETHSDPSLLDDKVKESELETGDEAGEGQESRTEWVEDLNPKAEVQTSWGSEETAEGTEGEKNVPSEGEEQEVVQQVEGESKEESGVGVTVTTENKASKETLKENEQEVELAHHPGGESASEEGANDALQQKPVQDENIGEQVKLEEGADNSLAQKLVQNENIGEQVKLEEGANNSLPQEAVQDEKISEQVKLEEGVNDSLEQKAVQDENTNEQVKLQERANNSLPQKAVQDEKISEQVKLEEGANDSLEQKAVQDDISEQVKLEEEVNDSLPQKPVLDDISEQVKLEDQAEESLEDDGDAFDFDEESNQILESDGKCDGEKADAQGEEGDGANGAVGKTAHTDKAGEGRDKMETKDALTKGGEALQHKKDEPEETGCLQGEALGKADEEEDEIKVSDSSKVGKFQDQDVLEQDLESAFIKRAESREDLQVGKRSKGRSRDDCTIS